A region of Pseudorasbora parva isolate DD20220531a chromosome 14, ASM2467924v1, whole genome shotgun sequence DNA encodes the following proteins:
- the LOC137039732 gene encoding uncharacterized protein, translating to MSSTKANAKLKALQDHDYGGPEKMETNTRGTKNTLASPSKPPAPQKKSKPDDVSVDAHAEDASNAAILAAIGALQNIMQDFKEELKQNTPTSQKRRLVVKKKKKKKKKKKKKKKKKKKKKKKKKKKKPPPPSGFLLYFGRVIGEDEVKSVSVMEGNSVTLNPELNQTQGFNTILWWFGESGRVIAQTDGNRVLYPHLTEIFRGRLQLDQTGSLTINNMRINHTGLYKLQIYHDTGISIMIFSVTVSAVPDPGLSPGIAVIIAVVALLLAVVVPCVVIYYRRKISELEEKGETTEEKVSATDGDSVTLKTNTKIENGDTVNWWYHDKKHLIAEINGDGKRTYDGFDHRFTSKLVLPDDDSEKNHQKGDLIIVNIMNTHAGLYILQISNKTRTINKRFILTVKMDERSVNEGDRVPLEIQTDPEIQPDDLILWTFGPENCLIVKADSRTTDIGERFRGRVELDKTTGSLTITNITSKDNGHFKLQIINNKETTFKRFNVSVKEKQQMTDSESATSLLLYKVDKVKK from the exons ATGTCTAGCACAAAAGCTAATGCTAAATTGAAGGCTCTCCAAGATCATGACTATGGTGGTCCAGAAAAGATGGAAACTAACACCAGAGGAACTAAGAACACCTTAGCATCCCCTTCCAAACCACCAGCACCACAGAAAAAGTCAAAGCCAGACGACGTCTCTGTTGATGCCCATGCTGAAGACGCCTCTAACGCTGCAATATTGGCTGCTATCGGCGCTCTTCAAAACATAATGCAGGACTTCAAAGAGGAGTTAAAGCAGAACACGCCAACATCACAAAAGCGTAGA CTGGtggtgaagaagaagaagaagaagaagaagaagaagaagaagaagaagaagaagaagaagaagaagaagaagaagaagaagaaaaaaaagccgCCGCCGCCATCAGGgtttcttttatattttggaa GAGTGATTGGTGAAGATGAAGTGAAGTCAGTGTCAGTGATGGAGGGAAATTCTGTCACTCTCAACCCTGAACTTAATCAAACACAGGGATTTAATACAATACTGTGGTGGTTTGGAGAGTCAGGGCGAGTCATTGCTCAAACTGATGGAAATAGGGTCTTATATCCCCATCTCACTGAGATATTCAGAGGCAGACTGCAGCTGGAtcagactggatctctgaccatcaacAACATGAGAATCAATCACACTGGACTTTATAAACTACAGATCTACCACGACACTGGGATCTCAATTATGATATTCAGTGTTACTGTCTCCG CTGTTCCAGATCCGGGTCTGTCTCCAGGTATAGCAGTGATTATTGCCGTTGTTGCTCTGCTTCTGGCTGTAGTTGTACCTTGTGTTGTGATTTACTATCGCCGCAAGATCTCTGAACTAGAGGAAAAAGGGG AGACAACTGAAGAGAAAGTGTCAGCTACAGACGGAGATTCTGTCACTTTAAAGACTAATACTAAGATAGAGAACGGTGATACGGTAAATTGGTGGTATCACGATAAGAAACATCTCATTGCTGAAATCAACGGAGATGGCAAACGCACATATGATGGCTTTGATCATAGATTCACAAGCAAACTGGTGCTGCCGGACGATGACAGTGAAAAAAATCATCAGAAAGGAGATCTCATCATCGTTAACATCATGAATACTCACGCTGGACTCTATATACTACAAATCAGCAACAAAACCAGAACAATCAACAAGAGATTTATTCTTACTGTCAAAA TGGATGAAAGGTCAGTGAATGAGGGAGATCGTGTCCCTCTGGAAATTCAAACTGATCCTGAAATACAGCCAGATGATCTGATACTGTGGACGTTTGGACCTGAAAACTGTCTCATTGTTAAAGCTGATTCAAGAACGACTGATATTGGTGAGAGATTCAGAGGCCGAGTGGAGCTGGACAAGacgactggatctctgaccatcacaaacatcacatCCAAAGACAACGGACATTTTAAACTACAGATCATCAACAACAAAGAGACCACATTTAAGAGATTTAATGTGTCTGTCAAGG AAAAACAACAAATGACTGATTCAGAGAGTGCAACGAGCCTACTGTTGTATAAAGTGGATAAAGTCAAAAAGTGA